The sequence below is a genomic window from Nostoc flagelliforme CCNUN1.
AAGTATTCGTAAATGGAGGAACTTAATACTACTGCCCAAACTCTGTTTTCTGACGGCTGCTTGTCAAAGTAACCTCGGAAATCGCGCCCAAAGGCTTCTAAAGCACCATCGCCATATTTTTCTTGATATTCATACCACGGACGCAGCCCAAAATCCCACATGGCTTTGTTCATTGTCATGGCGTTACCGTGACGGTGAATCGTCATCGCTGCACACAAGGGGGCATGGCGTGCGCCTTCAGCACCAATTCTGGCATTAGTAACTGCACCAGATACTACAGGTGAAGCATCCAGGCGACCAAAAATTACACCGTCGCGGGAGGTGGCCCAACTGGCTTCGCGGTTGAGTGTAACGTTCAAACCATACTTGCGGAAGAAGCCTTTTTTCCAGGCGATCGCAAATGGCGCACAATCATTAACGGGAACGTAACCAACTGTAAGATCGGCTTTTTCTAGGTCGCCGCTTTTAACTACTGGTTGCACAGCTAAAGCTTCTTCGGTCAATCCTTTGGCTGATCTATCTCCTGAAATGCCACAGGATGATAACGCCATTCCCGCCGTTGTTGCTCCTATTCCCTTGATAATATCTCGTCGAGTCCAGTTAATATCACCCATTTTTGTAGTTCCATTGGTGATTAATTGCTTACGCTACAAGCGCAGAGTCACGTTATATCTTGCTGTTTTGATAGCAGCCGAATTTTGTTAGTTGGAAGTTTTAGGGCGATGGGTTACTAATTCTTGGATTTTGTCCACGGCGTAATCCAGGATTAACCCAGTTACACCAATTACCAACACAGCTAAAAAGACTGAACTCAGGTTTAAGCGACTCCATTCATCCCAGACAAAGAAGCCGATACCAATACCACCTGTGAGCATTTCCACGGCGACAATTACCAGCCAAGCTATGCCTAAACTAATTCGTAAGCCTGTAAAAATATACGGCAAACTTGCAGGCCAAATGATTTTTGTAATCCGTCTCCAACGTGGCATTTCTAGCACTCGTCCCACATCTAAATAATCTGTGGGGACGCTAGAAACTCCTAAAGCGGTATTAATAATTGTCGGCCATAAAGAAGTAATAAAGATTACAAAAATGGCTGAAGGATCTGCCAAATTGAAAATTGCTAAGGCAATGGGTAGCCAAGCTAAGGGCGATACAGGTTTAAAAATCTGAATGATCGGATTGAGGGCTAGCATTGCCGGTCTAGACATGCCAATTAGAAACCCCAGAGGAATCGCTACTACTGCACCTAATAGAAAACCTATTAATACCCGGCGCAGACTTGCAATCAAAAGCCAACCAATTCCCAAGTTGCCCGGGCCTCGCTGGTAGAAGGGATTTAAGATGTAGTCTAAATTAGCGATTAACGCTTCTGGTGGGGTGGGCATCAATTCATGGTTGGCAAGTGCAATAATCCACCACAACACAATTATTCCCAAGAAGCCCAACACAGGTAGAAAGAAGACATCTCTAACGATGACAGGTTTTGTCTTTTTCCAAGCAGCTTGTCCAGCGATCGCTGCGATCGCTGCTAAATTTAATTGAAATATCATTTACGACCTCAACAGATTTAAGTGCAGGTACAAAGAATCCGAGCAGTACCAGCCTTGGACACCGATGAGATCGGAACATTATAAAAATGCCGTCTCTTCAGTCTCCTCTCAATGCCTACGAAGTTAGCTGACGGGCTAGGGCTGAGAGATGCCCTTCTGTAGAAAGTTATAAGTTATGAGTTATGAGTTATGAGTTAAATATTAGTAACTTCCAACTCCTCACTCTCAACTCCTCACTTTCTATGAGATACGCCCCACAATTTGGTTCCTCCGCTCCAGCGTTATGCACTGTGACACGCTGAATTAGGCTGACTTACTCTAATGGATACTAAAATTATGCACAATTATGCACAATATAACATCGATCCTCAGTAAAAGCCATCTATCTTATGATAAATCTTGTTAATTTTAATACCAGAAGTATGTGGTAACCTAAATAATTTGTAACAAATAAAACTTATATTTTTAAGTGTGTTGTGAGTGAACTCCTTGCATAGAAAGCTAAACAATATAGTCGAGCCAAGCATTAAGAATGTTACGTGCTTGATTAATATTTTTTAATACAAATATATATTATACTGGAAAAATTTTATATACGGTTAGTTAATCAGCAAAAAAAGAGCATGTATAATCTATTCCTTTTGGTAGGTGAACAAAATTGGTAAATTCGGTAGGAACTCACTGCACTCGCTAAACTAATTGGATATGGAACTTTACTCATCTATCTCCTAGCTGATATTTAACATAATGGATTTTAGTCAAGTACTGGCTGAAAAAACGGACACCATCATCGATAAATGGGTTGCAGCAGTTCGCAAGGATAGACGGATTGAAAGTGCTGATGACCTCTCTTACACAGCAGTAAAGGATCACATCCCTGATGTTTTGAAAGCAATGGTGACAGTGCTTTCAAAATCTCAGGATAATGATATTCAGTCAATAGTTACTGCCAGTTTTCAGCATGGAGCGATTCGAGCGGAACAAGGCTTTGATCCAGCAGAAATTGCCAGAGAATATCATCTGCTACGAACGGTAATATTTGATGCTCTACAACCAGATTTATTGGGGGGAACACCTGTAGAGATAATTCGTTCCATGCGTTTGATTGACGCTATCATAGACGAAGCGATCGCTCGCTGTTTCAAGAGTTATGTTGAGGAGCGGTTTCGAGAATTACAGCAGTTGCATTCATCACTAACACTTCATAATGATGAACTCACGCGCTTAATGAGTGCTAATCAAGAGTATCTTTCGCAGCTAGCCCACGAATTGAAACATCCTCTAACTTCCATCATTGGCTACTCGGATCTGTTTTTACGCCAACAACGACGAAAGACTGAGATAAAAGACACTTCTGCCAATCTCGAACATATTGAGCGGGTACTACGAAATGGCAGACAATTACTCCACCTCATCAACGATGTGTTAGAACTTTCGCGGTATGATGCAGGGCAGATAAAACTCCACTTAGCCCCCACCGATGTGTGTGAATTAATTAATAATGTCTGTGAAATGTTGGAACCTTTAGCTGGTGGAAAAAATTTAAAAGTCGTAGTAGATTGCGATCGCGCTCCTAAAGAAATAATCACAGATCCTTTTCAATGCCAACAGATTGTTACAAATCTTATTAGTAATGCGATTCGTTATACAGAGTCGGGGACTATTATTATAATGAGTCAGGTGTTGGAGAATCAAAAATGGGCGATCGCGGTTTCTGACACTGGAATTGGCATTGCACCAGAAAACCAAGCCCAGATATTTGAACCTTACTTTCGCGTCAGTTTTAGCGATCGTCCCTATCTCCCTGATAGTACAGGATTGGGATTAGCGATCGTCTCTCGCTTAGTAAAACTACTCGAAGGTGAAATTAAGCTAGTCTCTGAGGTAGGCGTTGGTTCTACCTTCACCGTAATTTTGCCCTTACAAATAGAGAGTTGATTTCGCGCCAAGACGTAAAATTCTTCTTTGCGCCTTTGCGTGAAATCAAAAGACATTATTACAACAATCCTTGTTTTTTCAACTTATCTAGCGCATCCTCAGCAGCAGCTTTTTCTGCGTCTTTCTTATTCCGTCCCTTACCTTCGCCGTAAAATTTTTCATCTACCAATACTTTTGCTATGAATTCTGGCGCGTGAGAAGGGCCTCCTATTTGTTCTGTGAAATATTTGGGAGGATTTGGAGTCACGTTGCGTTGCACCCATTCTTGAAAGCGATTTTTTGAGTCTACATTAGAACGAGACACAACTATATGCTTCGGATCTACAGAATCAAATAGCGGTTCTATAATTGCGCGAACTGCTTCAATATTGGAATCATTATCTAAATAGTAAGCACTAAGTACAGCTTCAAAGGTGCTACTGAGCAAATTAGGATTTTGGAAGCCTCCGTCTCGAATAGCGCCTTTTCCTAACCGCATCCTAAAGTCTAAACCTACCTCTTCAGCGAACTTTGCCAATTGTTTTTCATCTACCAGCGCCGAACGCCGCCGGGTTAATTCATCTTCTCCCATTTCTGGGTGACACTTATATAGATACTCGCCACTTAAGAAATTCAGCAAAGCATCACCGAGGAATTCTAGGCGTTCGTTGTGTTCGCCTTCTCCTGGGTTTTCATGAACATAAGAACGGTGGGTAAGTGCACGACGCAGAAGTTTTTCATCATGGAATATTAGAAGTTTGTGCATTTTGATTTTTTCCTCTTTTTGGTAGTGAATTAAATGGAAAAGGCGGACAAGATGCCCACCTTAGAAGATAAGATCCTAATAAAATTAAGATGCTATCTAGAAACAGTTATTCTTGATTCGGAAAGGCGGATAGAGACTGTTTCCACGAGAATTGTTACATGGAAAGCAAGAAAGTCGTAAGTTTTCAAAAGAATTAGAACCGCCACGACTCTTAGGCAAAAGGTGATCAAATGTCAAATTTGCTTGTGGGGTATTTTGACGACACCACCAACAGTAAGAACCATATAAATCAAGAAGTTGTTGTCTCTTGTTGCGTTTCTGTTTAGGATTCATTTCCTCTAGTTTCCTTTTGCGTGTTATTTGCAACAGCATCGGAACATCAGGTATCTAGCATTAAGGTAGTGTTATGTAACAGAAATCCCAATTGGAGATCTCTACAACACTTAAACCCAGTACAATCCGCAACTCTACAAGCTGGTTGTACTGAACGTAGGTTAGAAGTCGCACATCCAGCAGTTTATGACTTCTATCTGAGAGTGTAATAGACCAGGTGAGTAATTAGAGACTTAAGTATTTAGCTAACAAACTAAACTTTGATTTAATTAGTTAACTATATACTTAAATCACCAGTTACTCAACTGGTTGACTACACGTTCAGTTAGAAGTTAAAAACTGCTGCATATGCGACCACCAACCTCGGCTCTAGCTTTTTGGATGATGACTCTTTTGCTGCATGGAAGCAAATATAACATACATGATTGTAATAATGTCAAGGGCATACTGGTTATTTTTTATTGAGTAATACCATTTCACTTTAATAATGATACAAATACGCTGGTAAGGGCATGGCAATGCCATGCCCCTACGATAAATCTATGTGTATCAGGATTTTTGTGAATTGGTATAAGTTGAGAAAACTAACTTTTCTCTATAGATATCCGACTTCTTAAAGAAGCCGGGGATCTTGTTTATCGTGAATAATTTAAGATTGCTATAGTATTTTATTCGCTATGATTCTAAATAGTTAGCTAATATTCCAGCTAATAAATAATTTACGGTTTACTTTGCGCGATCGCACCATACAAAATACCTAAAATTTTCTTAATATCCTTAATATAATATTCACTCAAATCAATCGAAACTACATTGCCTTCAAGCTTGAGAAATTGCCAGATAGTACCGATAGTAACAGCACCATATATAGCTTTGATTTGATTTCCACCTCTCTCGTTAAATAACTGAGCCGCTACCATTTCGGCAATACATTGGGCTAAACCAGACCTCAAATTCTCATTTTTACTTTCTACTAAAACAACTACCGGACTGCGTACAAGCAACTGCTCCGAAGAAAGACTCAAAATAAAATCACAAAACCCATTTAATCCTCGCTGGCTATCAACAGTAAAATCAACTCCCGAAAAAAAGCTTATTTCATAATTAAATTTACGTCTAATTTCTAATAAAATTGGACTTATTATCATTTCACTTCGAGCTTTTTCTGAACTTATTGCTACTGCTAAATCAACATTTTCCCTCAGAATAGTAGATAATAAATCACTACATTCTTGCTCCTGCACATTTGCGAATAGTCCAGATGATTCGTAGATTACTAACCCAAAAGAATCAATAACTTCAATAAGTTTAAAATCACTATAAGCCATAAAACTTACTCCTTTGTCTTATGACTGAATCCTATAACAAAGTTTAAAAATTCAGCTTTGGCGGAAACACCTTAGCTAAATCAAGAGATAAATCAGGAAAGCAGGGAAAAGTTATTACCTCATTTGACAAGAAAATTCGCTTATTTGAATAACCATATCTGCCTTGATTATCCTGATATGGTTCACTGTAAGCTTCCAAATAATTATCGAATAAATTGAATATCCAGTAATCAGTAATACCCGCTTTAGCATAGAGAGGTATTTTCACATCTTGGTCATAGCCTAAAGAAGAATCTGAAACCTCCATCACTAATAACACATCAGCAGGTTGAGGATGACCATAAAGATAATTATCATCTCTGTTTTGAAGAATAGCAAAATCTGGTTCCGGTTCGCTATTAGGTGGCAAAGCAATCGGGGCTTGAGATTGCAAAGTTGCCCTATCACCTACAATTTTTGGAAGTTCCCGCAACAAGTTTCTCAAACAAGTTTCATGGGCTGTACCTTTGGATGCCATTTCAATAATTTCCCCATTAATTAATTCAATGTGGTCATCTTCATGGAAAAAGCCCAATTCTCCAAGCCTGTGGTATTCATCTAGTGTGAAGCGTTTAGCCTGAGCAAT
It includes:
- a CDS encoding HNH endonuclease is translated as MLLQITRKRKLEEMNPKQKRNKRQQLLDLYGSYCWWCRQNTPQANLTFDHLLPKSRGGSNSFENLRLSCFPCNNSRGNSLYPPFRIKNNCF
- a CDS encoding Uma2 family endonuclease, whose product is MSIAQAKRFTLDEYHRLGELGFFHEDDHIELINGEIIEMASKGTAHETCLRNLLRELPKIVGDRATLQSQAPIALPPNSEPEPDFAILQNRDDNYLYGHPQPADVLLVMEVSDSSLGYDQDVKIPLYAKAGITDYWIFNLFDNYLEAYSEPYQDNQGRYGYSNKRIFLSNEVITFPCFPDLSLDLAKVFPPKLNF
- the ntrB gene encoding nitrate ABC transporter permease, whose translation is MIFQLNLAAIAAIAGQAAWKKTKPVIVRDVFFLPVLGFLGIIVLWWIIALANHELMPTPPEALIANLDYILNPFYQRGPGNLGIGWLLIASLRRVLIGFLLGAVVAIPLGFLIGMSRPAMLALNPIIQIFKPVSPLAWLPIALAIFNLADPSAIFVIFITSLWPTIINTALGVSSVPTDYLDVGRVLEMPRWRRITKIIWPASLPYIFTGLRISLGIAWLVIVAVEMLTGGIGIGFFVWDEWSRLNLSSVFLAVLVIGVTGLILDYAVDKIQELVTHRPKTSN
- the rnc gene encoding ribonuclease III, giving the protein MHKLLIFHDEKLLRRALTHRSYVHENPGEGEHNERLEFLGDALLNFLSGEYLYKCHPEMGEDELTRRRSALVDEKQLAKFAEEVGLDFRMRLGKGAIRDGGFQNPNLLSSTFEAVLSAYYLDNDSNIEAVRAIIEPLFDSVDPKHIVVSRSNVDSKNRFQEWVQRNVTPNPPKYFTEQIGGPSHAPEFIAKVLVDEKFYGEGKGRNKKDAEKAAAEDALDKLKKQGLL
- a CDS encoding sensor histidine kinase, translating into MDFSQVLAEKTDTIIDKWVAAVRKDRRIESADDLSYTAVKDHIPDVLKAMVTVLSKSQDNDIQSIVTASFQHGAIRAEQGFDPAEIAREYHLLRTVIFDALQPDLLGGTPVEIIRSMRLIDAIIDEAIARCFKSYVEERFRELQQLHSSLTLHNDELTRLMSANQEYLSQLAHELKHPLTSIIGYSDLFLRQQRRKTEIKDTSANLEHIERVLRNGRQLLHLINDVLELSRYDAGQIKLHLAPTDVCELINNVCEMLEPLAGGKNLKVVVDCDRAPKEIITDPFQCQQIVTNLISNAIRYTESGTIIIMSQVLENQKWAIAVSDTGIGIAPENQAQIFEPYFRVSFSDRPYLPDSTGLGLAIVSRLVKLLEGEIKLVSEVGVGSTFTVILPLQIES